From a single Sorghum bicolor cultivar BTx623 chromosome 5, Sorghum_bicolor_NCBIv3, whole genome shotgun sequence genomic region:
- the LOC8069311 gene encoding stem-specific protein TSJT1 has product MLAVFSGEVVEVPAELVAAGSRTPSPKTKASELVARFLGTCPSAAVSVRLAADLGHLAYSNANQALLRPRSFAAKDEVFCLFEGVLDNLGRLSQQYGLSKGANEVLLVIEAYKTLRDRAPYPASFMLSQLAGTYAFVLFDKSTNSLLVASDPEGKVPLFWGITADGCVAFSDDIDMLKGSCGKSLAPFPQGCFYSNALGGLKCYENPKNKVTAVPADEEEVCGATFQVEGSTVLAALH; this is encoded by the exons ATGTTGGCGGTGTTCAGCGGCGAGGTGGTGGAGGTGCCGGCGGAGCTGGTGGCGGCGGGGAGCCGGACGCCGTCGCCCAAGACGAAGGCGTCCGAGCTCGTCGCCAGGTTCCTGGGGACCTGCCCTTCCGCCGCCGTGTCCGTGCGCCTCGCCGCCGACCTCGGACACCTCGCCTACTCCAACGCCAACCAGGCCCTCCTCCGCCCAAG GTCGTTCGCGGCGAAAGACGAGGTGTTCTGCCTGTTCGAGGGGGTGCTGGACAACCTGGGGCGGCTGAGCCAGCAGTACGGGCTGTCCAAGGGCGCCAACGAGGTGCTCCTCGTCATCGAGGCCTACAAGACGCTCCGCGACAGGGCGCCATACCCGGCCAGCTTCATGCTCTCGCAGCTCGCCGGCACCTACGCCTTCGTGCTCTTCGACAAGTCCACCAACTCCCTGCTCGTCGCCTCTGACCCGGAGGGCAAGGTGCCCCTCTTCTGGGGCATCACTGCTGATGGCTGCGTCGCCTTCTCTGATGACATTGACATGCTCAAAGGATCGTGTGGCAAATCGCTTGCGCCTTTCCCACAAG GTTGCTTCTACTCTAATGCTCTTGGAGGATTGAAGTGCTACGAGAACCCCAAGAACAAGGTGACTGCTGttcctgcagatgaagaagaagtctGTGGTGCAACCTTCCAG GTGGAAGGGTCTACAGTGCTTGCAGCGCTGCATTAG